One Hyla sarda isolate aHylSar1 chromosome 11, aHylSar1.hap1, whole genome shotgun sequence genomic window carries:
- the SLC10A1 gene encoding hepatic sodium/bile acid cotransporter isoform X1 produces the protein MNNTIEDIREFKGPSVNMTASSQKVIGYILDASSVFLLVIVMMSLGCTLQLSELRKYFLKPREIGIALLAQYGIMPLSAFSLGYILNLSSIESLAILICGCCPGGNISNIFTLAIKGDLNLSILMTICSTVLALGMMPLLLYIYCLGLNLGPLYKNVPFVKILISLTITLIPCLLGAFLNFKRPQYSRGFIKVGCILGMVFAVVIIVLSFFYLKSNVFKIFSPQMIGASLLLPFFGYVLGYAMASIFQLHEQARRTICMETGCQNVQLCTAILKITFDAEVIGVYFMFPLLYILSQVLQGLALILVFRIQDKIKAKAIAKSYLGDDNMKENLNTTDTSRLVN, from the exons ATGAATAACACCATAGAGGACATCCGGGAATTTAAAGGGCCTAGTGTGAATATGACTGCGTCTAGTCAGAAAGTCATTGGCTACATTTTGGATGCAAGCTCCGTCTTTCTTCTTGTCATTGTTATGATGTCACTTGGTTGTACTCTGCAACTCTCAGAACTTAGAAAATATTTCCTGAAACCCAGAGAGATTGGAATAGCTCTGTTAGCACAATATGGAATCATGCCCTTGTCTGCCTTCTCCTTGGGGTATATTTTGAATCTAAGTTCTATTGAATCTTTGGCTATTCTAATATGTGGTTGCTGTCCTGGAGGAAATATATCCAATATCTTTACTTTGGCTATAAAAGGTGACCTAAACCTAAG taTTTTAATGACCATTTGCTCAACTGTACTTGCCCTGGGAATGATGCCATTGCTTCTCTACATCTACTGTCTTGGACTGAACCTTGGTCCACTATACAAGAatgtaccttttgtaaaaatattAATATCCTTGACTATCACACTCATTCCATGTCTTCTTGGTGCGTTCTTGAATTTTAAGAGACCCCAATACTCCCGGGGTTTTATTAAG GTTGGCTGTATCCTTGGGATGGTGTTTGCAGTGGTCATTATAGTGTTGAGCTTTTTCTATCTGAAAAGCAATGTTTTTAAAATCTTTTCACCTCAGATGATTGGAGCCTCACTGCTGTTGCCCTTTTTTGGCTATGTACTTGGTTATGCAATGGCTTCCATCTTCCAGCTTCATGAACA AGCTAGACGCACCATCTGCATGGAAACCGGATGCCAAAATGTTCAACTCTGCACTGCCATATTAAAAATTACTTTTGATGCTGAAGTTATTGGCGTTTACTTCATGTTTCCTTTGCTATATATTCTGTCTCAAGTACTACAAGGCCTTGCTTTGATCCTGGTATTCCGCATTCAAGACAAAATAAAGGCTAAAG CTATTGCCAAATCATATCTCGGTGATGATAACatgaaagaaaatctcaacaCCACAGATACCAGTCGTTTAGTGAATTAA
- the SLC10A1 gene encoding hepatic sodium/bile acid cotransporter isoform X2 → MNNTIEDIREFKGPSVNMTASSQKVIGYILDASSVFLLVIVMMSLGCTLQLSELRKYFLKPREIGIALLAQYGIMPLSAFSLGYILNLSSIESLAILICGCCPGGNISNIFTLAIKGDLNLSILMTICSTVLALGMMPLLLYIYCLGLNLGPLYKNVPFVKILISLTITLIPCLLGAFLNFKRPQYSRGFIKVGCILGMVFAVVIIVLSFFYLKSNVFKIFSPQMIGASLLLPFFGYVLGYAMASIFQLHEQARRTICMETGCQNVQLCTAILKITFDAEVIGVYFMFPLLYILSQVLQGLALILVFRIQDKIKAKESFQEKS, encoded by the exons ATGAATAACACCATAGAGGACATCCGGGAATTTAAAGGGCCTAGTGTGAATATGACTGCGTCTAGTCAGAAAGTCATTGGCTACATTTTGGATGCAAGCTCCGTCTTTCTTCTTGTCATTGTTATGATGTCACTTGGTTGTACTCTGCAACTCTCAGAACTTAGAAAATATTTCCTGAAACCCAGAGAGATTGGAATAGCTCTGTTAGCACAATATGGAATCATGCCCTTGTCTGCCTTCTCCTTGGGGTATATTTTGAATCTAAGTTCTATTGAATCTTTGGCTATTCTAATATGTGGTTGCTGTCCTGGAGGAAATATATCCAATATCTTTACTTTGGCTATAAAAGGTGACCTAAACCTAAG taTTTTAATGACCATTTGCTCAACTGTACTTGCCCTGGGAATGATGCCATTGCTTCTCTACATCTACTGTCTTGGACTGAACCTTGGTCCACTATACAAGAatgtaccttttgtaaaaatattAATATCCTTGACTATCACACTCATTCCATGTCTTCTTGGTGCGTTCTTGAATTTTAAGAGACCCCAATACTCCCGGGGTTTTATTAAG GTTGGCTGTATCCTTGGGATGGTGTTTGCAGTGGTCATTATAGTGTTGAGCTTTTTCTATCTGAAAAGCAATGTTTTTAAAATCTTTTCACCTCAGATGATTGGAGCCTCACTGCTGTTGCCCTTTTTTGGCTATGTACTTGGTTATGCAATGGCTTCCATCTTCCAGCTTCATGAACA AGCTAGACGCACCATCTGCATGGAAACCGGATGCCAAAATGTTCAACTCTGCACTGCCATATTAAAAATTACTTTTGATGCTGAAGTTATTGGCGTTTACTTCATGTTTCCTTTGCTATATATTCTGTCTCAAGTACTACAAGGCCTTGCTTTGATCCTGGTATTCCGCATTCAAGACAAAATAAAGGCTAAAG AAAGTTTCCAGGAGAAAAGCTAA